Proteins encoded together in one Chitinophaga sp. LS1 window:
- a CDS encoding COX15/CtaA family protein: MERLTTQQQRPVAIWLYIGVGMLIIQVLLGGLTRLTGSGLSITEWQPILGAFPPMNEAAWQKAFDHYKEIGQAKYVNNHFTLSDFKGIYFWEWLHRDWARLMGLVFAVGFVYFLIKKKIDRSMIRPMVILFLLGGLQGAIGWIMVKSGLNEENLYVNHIRLAIHFLAALSLLVYVLWFALRLSTPVKEILVAPGLKKLNAWLLGLLTVQLFFGALMAGLHAALAASTWPDINGVWVPGTMFTQGNFLEDLTHNTQTIHFVHRNLAYLITILVVIWWWKAASETPDHSLLQRIRYLPLLLVLVQVLLGVLTLLGSQIHIPILQAILHQCVGMLLLLVLVWTYFLSYGKK; this comes from the coding sequence ATGGAAAGACTGACAACACAACAGCAAAGGCCGGTAGCGATCTGGTTATATATAGGGGTGGGTATGCTTATTATTCAGGTATTACTGGGCGGGTTGACCCGTCTCACAGGTTCCGGCCTGTCTATTACCGAATGGCAACCCATATTGGGCGCATTTCCTCCTATGAATGAAGCGGCCTGGCAAAAAGCCTTTGATCATTATAAAGAAATCGGGCAGGCGAAGTATGTCAATAATCATTTTACATTATCAGATTTCAAAGGAATTTATTTCTGGGAGTGGTTGCATCGTGACTGGGCCCGCCTGATGGGATTAGTGTTCGCTGTAGGGTTTGTCTACTTTTTAATAAAGAAAAAGATAGATCGTTCTATGATACGCCCTATGGTGATCCTGTTTTTATTAGGAGGATTACAGGGGGCTATTGGCTGGATCATGGTGAAGAGTGGACTGAATGAAGAGAACCTATATGTAAACCATATACGATTGGCCATTCACTTTCTGGCAGCATTGTCTCTACTGGTATATGTGTTGTGGTTTGCCCTCAGGTTGAGTACGCCGGTGAAGGAAATACTGGTAGCACCCGGATTGAAAAAACTGAATGCATGGTTGCTGGGTTTATTGACTGTACAGCTGTTCTTTGGTGCATTGATGGCGGGATTGCATGCGGCGCTGGCTGCGAGCACCTGGCCGGATATCAATGGGGTGTGGGTACCGGGTACTATGTTTACACAGGGAAATTTTTTAGAAGATCTGACGCACAATACGCAGACTATTCATTTTGTACATAGAAACCTGGCTTACCTGATTACGATCCTGGTTGTGATCTGGTGGTGGAAGGCTGCATCTGAAACACCAGATCATAGTCTGCTGCAAAGAATTCGTTATCTGCCACTGCTGCTGGTATTGGTACAGGTATTACTGGGGGTGCTCACATTGCTGGGTAGCCAGATCCACATTCCTATTTTGCAGGCGATATTACATCAGTGTGTAGGCATGTTGTTGCTATTGGTATTGGTGTGGACGTATTTTCTGAGTTACGGAAAAAAATAA
- a CDS encoding patatin-like phospholipase family protein produces the protein MKVKYLPVKFFYSFPIQLLLLHFRKYQVLLIFWAILFSTINGGFAKVFGGDALYLAPEYLGQVNFYSTTILGLATGLFTMSWNITTFILHTGRFKFLATTAQPFFKYCLNNFVVPVAFIINLLIRSWEYQRYQQLSSVADIMLLTEGFICGYLFVIFFSFFYFFNADKNIGRRLEKKFGTPRNFLKLVLKPTQEKDENALPVTNYFNSPWRIRRARNVDHYNKHYLDSILKQHHYAAMITVVCALFFLVMLAYMMEYPFFRIPAGASVMIFFAFLIGIAGAYAYLLQSWAIPLALVLMVGMNWMVEHDLLDNRNKAYGLNYKQHDQRPEYSTVALQKFFSDQRMADDKKQTLQILKAWRAQFPANQRPKLIVLNFSGGGLRAATWSMNVLQRLDSIMGGQLMNQTVLMTGASGGMIGATYFRELYLERENGRSLNLYDSSFTERTSRDLLNSIFTAMSVNDFITPWRSFKIGDNRYAKDRGYAFEMQLNVNTDYVLSKTIGEYKQPELEGKIPMLIWNSTINADGRRLIISPQPVSYLCAPAYPKGKQAWQDVDGVDFAQYFVKQNPMQLRVTSAIRMCATFPYVLPNVFLPSDPIVDVMDAGIRDNFGQDVSMRYLYTFREWINENTSGVIFVQIRDTRKNDIRPIRKTKVLTDLMFDPLFTMQQHWSSMQDFGQDDKLSYLEGYFPVGFHRIILQYVPQKEDKAAALSFHLTSREKIDIAGALDNPTNQASFDSIMNLIKKPAPVE, from the coding sequence ATGAAAGTGAAATATCTGCCGGTCAAATTTTTCTATTCTTTCCCGATCCAACTATTGTTGCTCCACTTCCGGAAGTACCAGGTACTGCTCATATTCTGGGCAATCTTGTTCAGTACCATCAATGGTGGCTTCGCAAAGGTTTTTGGCGGCGATGCACTTTATCTCGCACCTGAATATCTGGGACAGGTGAACTTCTATAGCACCACGATACTGGGGCTGGCCACCGGTTTGTTTACAATGAGCTGGAACATCACTACTTTCATTCTGCACACAGGCCGTTTTAAATTTCTGGCTACTACTGCTCAGCCATTCTTTAAATATTGTCTCAACAATTTCGTCGTTCCCGTTGCATTTATCATCAATCTGCTGATACGCTCGTGGGAGTACCAGCGTTATCAACAACTCAGCAGCGTAGCCGATATCATGCTGTTGACAGAAGGCTTCATCTGTGGATATTTGTTCGTCATCTTTTTCTCTTTCTTCTACTTCTTCAACGCCGACAAAAACATTGGCCGCAGGCTGGAAAAGAAATTCGGAACACCCCGCAACTTCCTTAAACTGGTACTGAAACCCACCCAGGAAAAAGACGAAAACGCACTCCCCGTTACCAACTACTTTAATTCCCCCTGGCGAATTCGTCGTGCCAGGAATGTAGATCACTATAATAAGCATTACCTCGACAGCATTCTTAAGCAGCATCACTATGCCGCGATGATCACTGTGGTCTGCGCCCTCTTCTTTCTGGTAATGCTGGCGTACATGATGGAGTATCCATTCTTCCGGATACCCGCGGGTGCGAGTGTGATGATCTTTTTTGCATTCCTCATCGGCATCGCAGGTGCATATGCGTACCTGTTACAGAGTTGGGCAATTCCATTGGCACTGGTACTGATGGTTGGCATGAACTGGATGGTAGAACATGACCTGCTGGATAACCGCAATAAAGCATACGGATTGAACTACAAGCAACATGATCAGCGACCTGAATATAGTACCGTTGCGTTGCAGAAATTCTTTTCTGATCAGCGCATGGCAGATGACAAAAAACAAACCTTACAAATACTAAAAGCGTGGCGTGCACAGTTCCCCGCGAACCAGCGTCCCAAGCTGATCGTACTAAACTTCAGCGGTGGCGGATTGCGCGCTGCTACCTGGAGTATGAATGTATTGCAACGACTGGATTCCATCATGGGGGGGCAGCTCATGAACCAGACGGTATTGATGACAGGCGCTTCAGGCGGCATGATCGGTGCGACTTACTTCAGGGAATTATACCTGGAAAGAGAGAATGGCAGAAGTCTGAATCTATACGACAGCAGCTTTACTGAACGCACCAGTCGCGATCTGCTCAACTCTATATTCACGGCCATGTCCGTGAATGATTTTATTACTCCGTGGCGCAGTTTTAAGATCGGCGATAACCGCTATGCAAAGGATAGGGGATATGCATTTGAAATGCAGCTGAATGTGAATACTGATTATGTGCTTTCCAAAACAATCGGGGAATATAAACAGCCGGAACTGGAAGGGAAAATTCCGATGCTGATCTGGAACTCTACCATCAATGCAGATGGCAGAAGATTGATCATCTCACCACAACCGGTGAGTTACCTCTGTGCACCCGCATACCCAAAAGGAAAACAAGCCTGGCAGGATGTGGATGGGGTAGACTTTGCGCAGTATTTTGTAAAGCAGAACCCCATGCAGTTAAGAGTGACGAGCGCTATCAGGATGTGTGCTACTTTCCCTTATGTACTACCCAATGTATTTCTACCCAGCGACCCAATTGTAGATGTGATGGATGCCGGTATCAGGGATAATTTCGGGCAGGATGTATCGATGCGTTACCTGTATACATTCAGGGAGTGGATCAATGAAAATACCAGTGGGGTTATATTTGTTCAGATCAGAGATACGCGTAAGAACGATATTCGTCCGATCCGGAAAACGAAGGTATTGACGGACCTGATGTTTGATCCATTATTCACCATGCAGCAGCATTGGAGCTCGATGCAGGACTTTGGGCAGGATGATAAACTGAGTTACCTGGAAGGTTATTTCCCTGTAGGGTTTCACAGGATTATACTGCAATATGTACCCCAAAAAGAAGATAAGGCGGCAGCCCTGAGCTTCCACCTTACCTCCCGTGAAAAAATTGATATTGCCGGGGCATTGGATAATCCTACCAATCAGGCTTCATTTGATAGTATCATGAACCTGATAAAAAAGCCAGCACCGGTTGAATAA
- a CDS encoding alpha/beta fold hydrolase produces MIFDRTRTGITFAPNLLLLFILIDETMLIRSILTAFLFGAFQAPALAQEIPAMDAELTTFQYPYPVHTIQLQIQGQLVHMAYMDLQPAKPNGKTIILLHGKNFLAAYWDNTAAKLGENGYRVIMPDQVGFGKSSKPAHLQYSFQLLAQNTKALLDSLHLSKVTVLGHSMGGMLATRFTLMYPDVVERLILEDPIGLEDWKIKVPYQSIDKWYQGELAQDYEKIKKYQLDGYYGGQWKPAYDKWAIVLAGWTKGPDAKRVAWNNALTYDMIFTQPVYYEFENIKVPTLLIIGLKDRTALGKANASEEVRKTLGNYPVLGPQISKRIPNCKLVTIPDVGHLPHIQAFPQFIQPVLAFLSGS; encoded by the coding sequence GTGATCTTTGACCGCACCCGCACCGGCATTACTTTTGCGCCGAACCTATTATTATTATTCATATTAATAGACGAAACCATGCTCATCAGATCAATTTTAACGGCCTTTCTATTTGGCGCCTTTCAGGCGCCCGCCCTGGCACAGGAAATACCCGCCATGGACGCGGAACTCACCACTTTTCAGTACCCCTATCCGGTACATACTATTCAACTACAAATTCAGGGCCAGCTGGTACACATGGCCTATATGGACCTACAACCAGCCAAACCCAATGGCAAGACCATAATACTCCTGCACGGCAAGAACTTCCTGGCAGCATACTGGGATAATACTGCTGCCAAACTGGGCGAAAATGGCTATCGGGTCATTATGCCTGACCAGGTTGGGTTTGGTAAATCGTCAAAACCAGCACACCTGCAATACAGCTTCCAGCTGCTGGCACAGAACACCAAAGCCCTGCTGGATAGCCTACACCTCTCCAAAGTTACCGTACTCGGCCACTCCATGGGCGGTATGCTGGCGACCCGCTTTACTTTAATGTACCCTGATGTGGTGGAAAGACTGATCCTCGAAGACCCCATCGGGCTGGAAGACTGGAAAATAAAGGTACCCTACCAGTCCATAGATAAATGGTATCAGGGAGAACTGGCCCAGGACTATGAAAAAATCAAAAAATATCAGCTGGATGGCTACTACGGCGGTCAGTGGAAACCGGCCTATGATAAATGGGCGATCGTACTGGCTGGCTGGACCAAAGGTCCCGATGCTAAACGCGTAGCGTGGAACAATGCCCTCACCTACGACATGATATTTACCCAACCGGTATATTATGAGTTTGAAAATATCAAGGTACCTACCCTGCTCATCATTGGTTTGAAAGACCGTACCGCGCTTGGCAAAGCCAATGCCTCTGAAGAAGTGAGAAAAACATTGGGCAACTACCCGGTATTAGGTCCGCAGATCAGTAAAAGAATTCCGAACTGTAAACTGGTCACGATCCCGGATGTAGGCCACCTGCCTCACATCCAGGCTTTCCCACAGTTTATTCAACCGGTGCTGGCTTTTTTATCAGGTTCATGA
- the typA gene encoding translational GTPase TypA, translated as MNIRNIAIIAHVDHGKTTLVDKILHSTNVFRANQETGELIMDNNDLERERGITILSKNVSVEYKGVKINVIDTPGHADFGGEVERVLRMADGVILLVDAFEGPMPQTRFVLQKALQLNLKPIVVINKVDKANCRPDEVHDSVFELFFNLDATEEQLNFPTYYGSGKNGWFNDSITPSEDITPLMDGILTYVPEPNIAEGTLQLQITSLDYSTFLGRIAVGRVARGSIKENQPISLVQTDGTIKKSRVRELYIFEALGKKKVTEVAAGDICAVVGLEEFGIGDTIADFENPEALPVISVDEPTMNMLFSINNSPFFGKDGKFVTSRHLRDRLVKETEKNLALRVVDTDSADSFLVYGRGILHLGVLIETMRREGFELTVGQPQVILKQVDGKKCEPYENLVVDVPQDFASKVIDLVTRRKGEMLVMETKGDMQHLEFEIPSRGLIGLRTQMLTATAGEAVMAHRFIDYKPWKGPIPGRSNGVLIAKEAGSTTGYSLDKLQDRGFFFVDPGEDVYRGMIIGENNKPGDLVVNPNEGKKLTNMRASGTDGATNIAPKTLMTLEECMEYIQQDECIEVTPNHIRMRKTILDEEERKRFQKTMKADGVA; from the coding sequence ATGAATATCCGTAACATAGCAATTATTGCGCACGTAGACCACGGTAAAACGACCCTGGTTGATAAGATCCTCCATTCAACCAACGTTTTCAGGGCTAACCAGGAAACAGGTGAATTGATCATGGATAACAACGACCTGGAAAGGGAGCGTGGTATCACCATCTTAAGTAAAAACGTTTCCGTTGAGTACAAAGGGGTGAAGATCAACGTGATCGATACTCCAGGCCACGCCGACTTTGGTGGTGAGGTTGAGAGAGTACTGAGAATGGCTGATGGTGTGATCCTGTTGGTGGATGCCTTTGAAGGCCCAATGCCACAGACACGCTTCGTGCTGCAAAAAGCGCTGCAGCTTAACCTGAAGCCTATCGTTGTTATTAACAAGGTAGACAAGGCGAACTGCCGTCCTGATGAAGTACATGACTCTGTATTTGAGTTGTTCTTCAACCTGGATGCAACGGAAGAGCAGCTGAACTTCCCAACCTATTATGGTTCAGGTAAGAATGGCTGGTTCAACGATTCAATCACTCCTAGCGAAGATATCACGCCACTGATGGATGGTATCCTGACCTATGTGCCAGAACCTAACATCGCTGAGGGTACTTTGCAGTTGCAGATCACCTCTCTGGATTACTCTACCTTCCTGGGCCGTATCGCTGTAGGAAGAGTAGCGCGTGGTTCCATCAAAGAAAACCAGCCAATTTCCCTGGTTCAGACAGATGGTACTATCAAGAAGTCCCGTGTTCGCGAACTGTATATCTTCGAAGCACTGGGTAAAAAGAAAGTAACCGAAGTAGCGGCAGGTGATATCTGTGCGGTAGTAGGTCTGGAAGAATTCGGTATTGGTGATACGATCGCTGATTTCGAAAATCCGGAAGCATTGCCAGTTATCAGCGTGGATGAGCCGACTATGAACATGTTGTTCAGCATCAACAACTCTCCATTCTTCGGTAAAGATGGTAAGTTCGTAACTTCCCGTCACCTCCGTGACCGTCTGGTTAAAGAAACTGAAAAGAACCTCGCATTACGCGTAGTAGATACTGACAGTGCTGATAGCTTCCTGGTTTATGGCCGTGGTATCCTGCACTTAGGCGTACTGATCGAAACCATGCGTCGTGAAGGATTTGAGTTGACCGTAGGTCAGCCTCAGGTAATCCTGAAACAAGTAGATGGTAAGAAATGTGAGCCATATGAAAACCTGGTTGTAGACGTACCTCAGGACTTCGCCAGCAAGGTGATTGACCTGGTTACCCGTCGTAAGGGTGAAATGCTGGTCATGGAAACTAAAGGTGACATGCAGCACCTGGAATTCGAAATTCCTTCCCGTGGTCTGATCGGTCTGCGTACGCAAATGCTGACTGCTACTGCTGGTGAAGCTGTAATGGCACACCGTTTCATTGATTATAAACCATGGAAAGGTCCAATCCCTGGACGTAGCAACGGTGTTCTGATTGCTAAAGAAGCGGGTTCTACCACTGGTTATTCTCTTGATAAACTGCAGGACAGAGGTTTCTTCTTCGTAGATCCAGGAGAAGATGTGTACAGAGGTATGATCATTGGTGAAAACAACAAGCCTGGTGACCTGGTAGTGAATCCTAATGAAGGAAAGAAACTGACCAACATGCGTGCAAGTGGTACTGATGGTGCAACCAACATTGCTCCTAAGACGCTGATGACTCTGGAAGAATGTATGGAATACATCCAGCAGGATGAGTGTATCGAGGTAACGCCTAACCACATCCGTATGCGTAAGACCATCCTGGATGAGGAAGAAAGAAAGCGTTTCCAGAAAACCATGAAAGCTGATGGTGTAGCTTAA
- a CDS encoding META domain-containing protein, with translation MISKITLGLVVLMACTSLKKIPDLGGHRWGLVQMQNEKPDSSPVYIQFDTTAHRFSGNAGCNKMSGNYSATGKALTFEEVISTRMACVDTKANERESQLLRLLNNHTYAYDINGATLQLKDSGKVILTFKSF, from the coding sequence ATGATAAGCAAAATTACCCTGGGGCTGGTCGTTCTCATGGCTTGTACCTCACTCAAAAAGATACCGGATCTGGGTGGCCACCGTTGGGGCCTTGTACAAATGCAAAATGAAAAACCGGATTCATCGCCGGTCTATATACAGTTTGATACCACTGCACACCGTTTTAGTGGTAATGCAGGTTGCAATAAGATGTCGGGTAATTATTCCGCTACGGGCAAGGCATTGACGTTTGAGGAAGTCATCAGTACCCGTATGGCTTGTGTGGATACCAAAGCGAATGAAAGGGAAAGCCAGTTGCTCCGCTTACTGAACAACCACACATATGCATATGATATAAACGGAGCGACCTTGCAACTGAAAGACAGTGGCAAGGTCATTCTGACGTTTAAAAGCTTTTAG
- a CDS encoding VOC family protein translates to MRQKLTLVTLGVRDLQKSISFFEDGLGWKRSSASQDGVAFFQLNGMVLSLFGRKELAVDANVPEEGSGFPAFSLALNAKDRAEVDSVLEQAANAGAEIVKPAEEVFWGGYSGYFRDQDGFLFEVAHNPFWELDEKDNIILP, encoded by the coding sequence ATGCGACAAAAACTAACACTGGTAACCCTGGGTGTAAGAGACCTGCAAAAATCTATTTCTTTTTTTGAAGACGGACTTGGCTGGAAGCGCTCCTCCGCCAGCCAGGATGGTGTCGCCTTTTTCCAGTTAAATGGAATGGTCTTATCGCTCTTTGGCCGAAAAGAACTGGCTGTTGATGCCAATGTACCCGAAGAAGGCAGTGGATTTCCTGCATTTTCACTGGCACTCAATGCAAAAGACAGAGCGGAGGTTGATAGCGTACTAGAACAGGCTGCCAATGCCGGAGCAGAGATCGTAAAGCCAGCTGAAGAAGTATTCTGGGGTGGATATAGCGGTTATTTCAGGGACCAGGACGGGTTCCTTTTTGAAGTAGCACATAATCCTTTCTGGGAGCTGGATGAAAAAGACAATATTATCCTGCCCTAA
- a CDS encoding helix-turn-helix domain-containing protein, with protein sequence MYAQYSPPALLAPYVDAYWIVTTYGPAVSRILPDLCADFIFNLDDGSVKAVGTMTTYHDAHILSAARLLGIRFKPAGMAAFAGLPMQLLTDQHIQGDDLSLPLVRQLQEAVMQGHNRLQAISHCLLKALPDQPTRMQAAISAIQSSHGNISPVTLAAQVNMSPRNFERTFLQQVGTSAKTFSRIVRCLSAINALKNQSSPNLLSLALNYGYHDHAHLTREFRHITGEAPSEYLSFLYK encoded by the coding sequence GTGTATGCACAATATTCTCCCCCCGCCCTTTTAGCGCCTTATGTAGACGCATACTGGATCGTCACTACTTACGGTCCGGCCGTATCCCGCATACTTCCCGATCTCTGTGCTGATTTCATTTTTAACCTGGATGATGGTAGTGTCAAGGCTGTCGGCACCATGACCACTTATCACGATGCCCATATATTATCAGCGGCGCGACTGTTAGGTATTCGCTTCAAACCAGCCGGTATGGCTGCTTTTGCAGGCCTTCCCATGCAGTTACTAACAGATCAGCATATTCAGGGCGATGACCTGTCGCTTCCTTTAGTCCGTCAATTGCAGGAAGCTGTAATGCAAGGCCACAATCGGTTACAGGCCATCTCCCATTGTCTGTTAAAAGCATTGCCTGATCAACCCACACGTATGCAGGCAGCCATCAGTGCTATACAATCCAGTCATGGCAATATCTCTCCTGTTACACTCGCAGCGCAGGTCAATATGAGCCCCCGCAATTTTGAACGTACTTTCCTGCAACAGGTTGGTACATCCGCCAAAACCTTTTCACGCATCGTGCGTTGTTTAAGTGCAATAAACGCGTTGAAAAACCAATCTTCACCTAATTTACTGTCACTTGCACTCAATTACGGGTATCACGATCATGCCCACTTAACAAGGGAGTTCAGGCATATTACCGGTGAAGCCCCCAGCGAATATTTGTCGTTTTTATACAAATAG
- a CDS encoding S46 family peptidase: MKKKVLLLLLLLAVKFAKADEGMWLPYLLGQQVYNDMVQKGLKLTKEQLYSINKASVKDAIIIFGGGCTGEIVSNQGLIFTNHHCGYDAIATASTVEHNYLKNGFYAQTKTQEIPANGLTVQFLVRVDDVTKKMEDALQGLTGQDRMKKQQTAIGEIVTEATNGTGYEAKVLPLFKGNQFLLFVYERYKDIRLVGAPPESIGKFGGDTDNWEWPRHTGDFSVFRVYANKDGKPADYAADNVPLKPKHFLPVSIKGIKENDYAMIFGYPGGTNRYESSEGVKLKIDVENPSIVNLRAVRLKYMFDQMKKDPAIKLKLASYYAGVANYWKFYDGETKQLLKYKVEEQKQTQESAFVKWAQGKPEFEQIFADYAQTYKEWTPYAKHRIYINEGIMGSPLAGFAASLQALEKAMVQSGTSADVLNKSIQAADKARTAFLEDEDKTSDQKILAATCRMFYTDVPAAQHPIGFFDAIKAKFGSLDEDNTYRLWAAALMSSSMIMNDTRWKAFIEHPDAVTLQQDPAFAYSSAFIKNWSSKYLPLYNQFVTKINDLGRAYLKGLMQMEPNKKWYPDANFSMRLTYGQVKPYTPRDAVSYDYVCTMKGVLEKYKPGDYEFDLPANYVDLYNKKDFGQYKDARKNDIVTCFITTNDITGGNSGSPVLNGNGELIGLAFDGNYEALSHKIQFDPVYNRTICVDIRYVLWCIDKLGGAPNIVSELKLVKQ; this comes from the coding sequence ATGAAGAAAAAAGTTCTGCTGCTTTTGCTGTTATTGGCAGTTAAATTCGCCAAAGCAGACGAAGGTATGTGGCTTCCTTACTTATTAGGGCAGCAAGTGTACAATGATATGGTCCAGAAAGGACTGAAACTTACCAAAGAACAGTTATACAGCATCAATAAGGCATCGGTAAAAGATGCAATTATCATCTTCGGCGGCGGCTGTACCGGCGAAATCGTGAGCAATCAGGGACTCATTTTCACCAACCACCACTGCGGATACGATGCAATTGCTACAGCCAGCACTGTGGAACATAACTACCTGAAAAATGGATTCTACGCCCAGACCAAAACACAGGAAATCCCTGCTAACGGCCTGACCGTACAATTCCTGGTACGTGTTGATGATGTGACTAAGAAAATGGAAGACGCCCTCCAGGGACTCACTGGCCAGGACAGAATGAAGAAACAGCAGACCGCCATCGGCGAAATCGTGACCGAAGCTACCAACGGTACCGGCTACGAAGCTAAAGTACTCCCCCTCTTCAAAGGCAATCAATTCCTCCTCTTCGTATACGAACGCTATAAAGATATCCGCCTCGTAGGCGCCCCTCCTGAAAGCATCGGGAAATTTGGTGGCGACACTGACAACTGGGAATGGCCACGCCATACAGGCGACTTCTCCGTATTCCGTGTATATGCAAACAAAGATGGTAAACCAGCCGATTACGCTGCTGACAACGTACCATTGAAACCAAAACACTTCCTGCCTGTATCCATTAAGGGTATCAAGGAGAACGATTATGCCATGATCTTTGGTTACCCTGGTGGTACCAACAGGTATGAAAGCTCCGAAGGCGTGAAACTGAAAATCGACGTAGAAAATCCTTCCATCGTAAACCTTCGCGCAGTACGCCTGAAATACATGTTTGACCAGATGAAAAAAGATCCGGCTATCAAACTGAAACTGGCATCTTATTATGCCGGCGTGGCCAACTACTGGAAGTTTTACGACGGTGAAACCAAACAACTACTCAAATATAAAGTAGAGGAACAAAAACAAACACAGGAAAGCGCTTTTGTAAAATGGGCACAGGGCAAACCTGAGTTTGAGCAAATCTTTGCCGATTATGCACAGACTTACAAGGAATGGACTCCATATGCAAAACACCGCATCTACATCAATGAAGGTATTATGGGTTCTCCTTTGGCCGGTTTTGCCGCCAGCCTGCAGGCCCTGGAAAAAGCAATGGTACAATCAGGCACCAGCGCCGATGTACTTAACAAAAGTATTCAGGCGGCTGACAAAGCACGCACTGCTTTCCTGGAAGATGAAGATAAAACCAGCGATCAGAAAATACTGGCAGCCACCTGCCGCATGTTCTATACCGACGTTCCTGCGGCGCAACATCCTATCGGGTTCTTCGATGCTATAAAAGCGAAATTCGGTAGCCTGGACGAAGACAATACCTACCGTCTCTGGGCGGCAGCATTGATGTCCAGCAGCATGATCATGAACGACACCCGCTGGAAAGCTTTCATAGAGCACCCGGATGCAGTGACCCTTCAACAGGACCCGGCATTTGCATATTCCAGTGCGTTCATCAAGAATTGGAGCAGCAAGTACCTGCCATTGTACAACCAGTTTGTTACCAAAATTAATGACCTCGGCAGGGCTTACCTGAAAGGCCTGATGCAGATGGAACCAAACAAGAAATGGTATCCTGATGCAAACTTCTCAATGCGTCTTACTTACGGACAGGTAAAACCATATACACCACGCGATGCAGTATCTTACGATTATGTTTGTACCATGAAGGGGGTGCTGGAAAAATACAAACCAGGAGATTATGAGTTTGACCTGCCGGCTAATTACGTAGACCTGTACAACAAGAAAGATTTCGGTCAATATAAAGATGCACGCAAGAATGATATCGTGACCTGTTTCATTACTACCAATGACATCACCGGCGGTAACTCCGGTTCTCCTGTGCTGAATGGCAATGGTGAACTGATCGGGTTAGCATTTGATGGTAACTATGAAGCACTGAGCCACAAGATTCAGTTTGATCCTGTTTACAACCGTACGATCTGTGTTGATATCCGCTATGTACTCTGGTGTATAGACAAACTGGGCGGCGCACCGAATATAGTAAGTGAGCTGAAGCTCGTAAAGCAATAA
- a CDS encoding ribonuclease HII — MLRSYHQKEIAFEAGCDEAGRGCLAGPVFAAAVILPVKFRHKLLNDSKQLKVADREYLRGVIEEKALFYAVASVDNEEIDKINILQASFRAMHLALEKLQQQPGYILVDGNRFKPYGNVPHACIIKGDGIYASIAAASILAKTYRDEYMMKLHEQFPHFGWLENKGYPTIQHRNAIRVHGDTPFHRKSFRLLPDEQLSLDFGG, encoded by the coding sequence TTGTTACGTTCATACCATCAGAAAGAAATAGCATTTGAAGCCGGCTGTGACGAAGCTGGCAGAGGGTGTCTGGCAGGGCCGGTTTTTGCGGCGGCAGTCATACTGCCAGTGAAATTCCGCCACAAACTGCTCAACGATTCCAAACAGCTGAAAGTTGCCGACAGGGAATATCTGCGCGGGGTAATAGAGGAAAAGGCACTCTTCTATGCGGTAGCAAGTGTAGATAATGAGGAGATTGACAAAATCAACATATTACAGGCTTCATTCAGGGCCATGCACTTAGCACTGGAAAAGTTGCAGCAACAACCCGGGTACATCCTGGTAGATGGCAACCGTTTCAAACCCTATGGAAATGTCCCCCATGCCTGCATTATCAAAGGAGATGGTATTTATGCTTCAATAGCCGCAGCATCTATATTGGCCAAGACTTACAGGGATGAATATATGATGAAGCTGCACGAACAGTTTCCACATTTCGGCTGGCTTGAAAACAAAGGTTATCCTACAATTCAGCACCGGAATGCCATCAGAGTACATGGAGATACTCCCTTTCACAGAAAGTCTTTCCGGTTACTGCCGGATGAACAGCTTTCGCTGGACTTTGGAGGGTGA